The genomic region ATCATGATCAACGCCCCGGTAAATCCGCCCGTAGCGGCGTCGAGCCCAAAGGCGTTCGTAAAGATCAGCGAGAATGTCTCAGGGAGATATTCTGCGTTGAGGATCAGCGCGATAATCGCCATCACGATGTACAGCCCAGCCATGAACGGCACGACCGTTTCGGCCACCTTGCCGATCGATTTGATGCCGCCGATGATAACGATGAACACCGCGATGGCCGCAATCAGCCCGCCGACCCATTCTTCGAAGCCGGTCAATTCACTGACGCTGTCGCCGAAACTGTTGGCCTGGATCCCGTTACCGGTCACCACCGCCGAAAACAGGGCGCCGAAACAAAACAGGATTGCGAGCCATTTCCATTTCGGCCCCAGTCCATAGGTGATGTAGCTCATCGGACCGCCGCGATAGACGCCGTCCTCAGTGCGCTCCCTGAACCGAACGGCAAGCGCGCCTTCGCCGAACGCCAACGCCATACCGAACAATGCGGTGATCCACATCCAGAAGATGGCACCTGGGCCGCCCAGCGTAATGGCGGTCGCCACGCCGACCAGATTGCCGGTCCCGACCTGGCCTGAAAGGGCAGTTGAGAGTGCGGCAAAGGGCGAAATTTCGCCTTCGCCCTTCTTGTCCGATTTCTTGAATATGCCGGCCAGCGAACTGAATAATTTGCGCAAGGGATAGCCGCGCAGCCCGATCATCAGATAGAGACCCGCGCCGAGAAGGATCGCGGCCATCGGCGGAATATTATAGCCGAAGACTTGCATCACCTCTTCGCCATTCCAGGTGCCTACCCAGATGAAATCGCTCACATTGGTGATGTTGTCGATAATCCGCGTACCCAGCGAAACCGGTGCATCTGCTGCCATGAATCTACTCCCTCGACCTTTTCGGTGTCACGCAGATCCACCCCATCTGACCGCGCCCGTTGTTATTGCGCAGTGGTTTAGCGCAACTGTCGCCCATGTAAATGTGAAGTGCGCACAGTCATATTCTCAACCCCACCAAATCCACCGCTCTTGACTCCGCGATCATATGTAATAATGTAATTACATGATTACTGATTCGGATCAGGCAGATTTGGCGATGGATGCGGTGTTTCATGCACTGGCGCATGGGGTGCGGCGGCGGATTTTGGATCTGTTGCGGGATCGGCCGGGGCAGGGCGTTGGCGAACTCGCCAAGGGCTTCGATGTCAGCCGGATCGCGATCATGAATCACCTGGCCGTTCTCGAAAAGGCCGGCCTGGTGGTCAGCGAACGCGATGGCCGGGTGCGTCGGCTCTATCTGAATGCCGCACCGATCCAGATGATCCATGATCGCTGGACTGATGAGTATAGCGCG from Parasphingopyxis sp. CP4 harbors:
- a CDS encoding sodium:alanine symporter family protein; this encodes MAADAPVSLGTRIIDNITNVSDFIWVGTWNGEEVMQVFGYNIPPMAAILLGAGLYLMIGLRGYPLRKLFSSLAGIFKKSDKKGEGEISPFAALSTALSGQVGTGNLVGVATAITLGGPGAIFWMWITALFGMALAFGEGALAVRFRERTEDGVYRGGPMSYITYGLGPKWKWLAILFCFGALFSAVVTGNGIQANSFGDSVSELTGFEEWVGGLIAAIAVFIVIIGGIKSIGKVAETVVPFMAGLYIVMAIIALILNAEYLPETFSLIFTNAFGLDAATGGFTGALIMMAIRAGVARGLFSNEAGQGSTAIAHAVAQTNDPAAQGRFAMMGTFIDTIVICTMTALVMLTVGGDFTATVDGQQVAVAHAWQSDLQGFAMTSGAYAAAFPLEVFNIPIGTLIASIALLLFVFTTLLTWSYYGERAITYLYDQLPGATRQGELRLHLLWRIVWCLVIFVGSFAPLDAIWRLGDISNAAMALPNIVALMALSGVIFALARGERAAGTDHGRETPKELLEDVSGAPGH
- a CDS encoding helix-turn-helix transcriptional regulator; its protein translation is MITDSDQADLAMDAVFHALAHGVRRRILDLLRDRPGQGVGELAKGFDVSRIAIMNHLAVLEKAGLVVSERDGRVRRLYLNAAPIQMIHDRWTDEYSALWAGRVTGLKYAAEAAARKQSSERKGK